Proteins encoded within one genomic window of Microbacterium soli:
- a CDS encoding DHA2 family efflux MFS transporter permease subunit: METSARPWSALWALLIGFFMILMDTTIVSIANPAILAAFAADLSLVIWATSAYLLAYAAPLLITGRLGDRFGPKRVYLAGLAVFTLASLACGLAGSIGVLVAVRAVQGIGAAMMTPQTMAIITRIFPPQGRGAAMGLWGSVAGVATLVGPLLGGVLVQTLGWEWIFFVNVPVGVVGFIAAWRLVPALSTRAHRIDGLGVALSGVGMLFLVFAIQEGRSFDWGVIAGIVSIPGLLIAGIVLIVLFLVWQRVMRGEPLLPLTLFRDRSFSLSNAAIFLVGIAITALPIPLAFYFQDARGLTPTVAALMIAPMAVVSGILGPYIGRLTDRIGPRWVTCGCALSAAGALTWYALSLSADAPLGMLLLPSAVLGVGVAGIFAPVASSATRNLPRELAGAGSGAYSAIRQVGSVLGSAAVAAVMAMRIAAEAPGAAGAGSAGRAPADVAGYAAALGQSLWLPASAFLLCAVVVAFYPPLARTALIQTGSSIQTMNGGRR; encoded by the coding sequence ATGGAGACCTCCGCCCGGCCCTGGTCCGCCCTCTGGGCGCTGCTCATCGGCTTCTTCATGATCCTGATGGACACGACCATCGTGTCCATCGCGAACCCGGCGATCCTCGCCGCGTTCGCCGCGGATCTCAGCCTTGTGATCTGGGCGACCAGCGCGTACCTGCTCGCGTACGCCGCGCCGCTGCTGATCACCGGCCGACTGGGCGACCGCTTCGGTCCGAAGCGGGTCTACCTCGCGGGTCTCGCGGTGTTCACCCTGGCATCGCTGGCCTGCGGGCTGGCGGGCTCGATCGGGGTGCTGGTGGCGGTCCGTGCCGTCCAGGGCATCGGGGCGGCCATGATGACCCCGCAGACCATGGCCATCATCACGCGCATCTTCCCTCCGCAGGGTCGGGGCGCGGCGATGGGGCTGTGGGGCAGCGTGGCCGGTGTCGCGACGCTCGTGGGCCCGTTGCTGGGCGGCGTGCTCGTGCAGACGCTCGGCTGGGAGTGGATCTTCTTCGTCAACGTGCCCGTGGGCGTGGTCGGCTTCATCGCCGCCTGGCGGCTCGTCCCCGCGCTGTCGACCCGCGCGCACCGGATCGACGGGCTCGGGGTCGCGCTCTCGGGGGTCGGGATGCTGTTCCTCGTGTTCGCGATCCAGGAGGGCCGCTCCTTCGACTGGGGCGTCATCGCCGGGATCGTGAGCATTCCCGGGCTCCTCATCGCCGGCATCGTGCTGATCGTCCTGTTCCTCGTGTGGCAGCGGGTCATGCGCGGCGAGCCGCTGCTGCCGCTGACGCTGTTCCGGGACCGCAGCTTCTCGCTGTCGAACGCGGCGATCTTCCTCGTCGGCATCGCGATCACGGCCCTGCCGATCCCGCTCGCCTTCTACTTCCAGGATGCCCGGGGGCTCACCCCCACGGTCGCGGCGCTCATGATCGCGCCCATGGCGGTGGTCTCCGGCATCCTCGGGCCGTACATCGGACGGCTCACCGACCGCATCGGACCCCGCTGGGTCACCTGCGGGTGCGCGCTGTCCGCGGCGGGAGCGCTGACCTGGTACGCGCTCTCGCTGAGCGCAGACGCGCCGCTGGGGATGCTCCTGCTCCCCTCCGCCGTGCTGGGCGTCGGGGTCGCGGGGATCTTCGCCCCGGTCGCCTCGAGCGCGACGCGCAACCTGCCGCGCGAGCTGGCGGGGGCGGGGTCGGGCGCGTACAGCGCCATCCGCCAGGTCGGGTCGGTGCTGGGCTCGGCGGCCGTCGCTGCGGTGATGGCGATGCGGATCGCGGCCGAGGCGCCGGGCGCCGCCGGCGCGGGATCCGCCGGGCGCGCTCCCGCGGACGTCGCCGGCTATGCGGCCGCACTCGGTCAGTCGCTCTGGCTGCCGGCATCCGCGTTCCTGCTGTGCGCGGTCGTGGTGGCGTTCTATCCGCCCCTCGCACGCACCGCATTGATTCAAACTGGATCCAGTATTCAAACGATGAATGGAGGCCGCCGATGA
- a CDS encoding ABC transporter ATP-binding protein has protein sequence MNASESTAGGRLVVDALKKDYEFDGTSVPVVKDVTFTIEPGMFYSLLGPSGCGKTTTLRCVAGLERSNGGLISLDGEVLSTDRTHVTPDKRGIGMVFQNYAIWPHMTVFANAVFPLQVSGTKVSKAEARARAMDALELVQLDHLAQRPATALSGGQQQRLALARALAHRPRLLLLDEPLSNLDAKLRDTMRNELRSLQRELGISALYVTHDQSEALSMSDRVAVMNGGRIVQEAAPRELYDRPADRFVADFVGRANMIDAVVQDVDGAGDAVVEALGTSLRTPVPGGVSVGEGVTLTVRPESLRWHEGAQDRPNVLPARVVRVEFLGEIVEYETEIVSGGEVVGTLVGRGAPMASPPEGGRVFVELAPHACRVLAA, from the coding sequence ATGAACGCATCGGAGAGCACTGCCGGAGGACGGCTGGTCGTCGACGCGCTGAAGAAGGACTACGAGTTCGACGGGACCTCCGTCCCCGTCGTCAAGGACGTCACCTTCACCATCGAGCCGGGCATGTTCTATTCGCTGCTGGGACCGTCCGGCTGCGGGAAGACCACCACCCTGCGCTGCGTCGCGGGGCTGGAGCGCAGCAACGGCGGGCTCATCTCGCTCGACGGCGAGGTGCTGTCCACAGACAGGACGCACGTCACACCCGACAAGCGCGGCATCGGGATGGTGTTCCAGAACTACGCGATCTGGCCGCACATGACCGTGTTCGCCAATGCGGTGTTCCCGCTGCAGGTGTCCGGCACGAAGGTCTCCAAGGCCGAGGCCCGCGCGCGGGCGATGGACGCGCTCGAGCTCGTGCAGCTCGACCACCTCGCCCAGCGCCCCGCCACGGCCCTCTCCGGGGGTCAGCAGCAGCGCCTGGCGCTGGCCAGGGCGCTCGCCCACCGGCCGCGCCTGCTGCTGCTGGACGAGCCGCTGTCGAACCTCGATGCCAAACTGCGCGACACGATGCGCAACGAGCTGCGCAGCCTGCAGCGCGAACTGGGCATCAGCGCGCTGTACGTCACGCACGACCAGTCCGAGGCGCTGTCGATGTCGGATCGCGTCGCCGTCATGAACGGCGGCCGCATCGTCCAGGAGGCGGCTCCTCGGGAGCTCTACGACCGTCCCGCGGACAGGTTCGTCGCCGACTTCGTCGGCAGGGCGAACATGATCGACGCCGTCGTGCAAGACGTCGACGGCGCCGGCGACGCGGTCGTCGAGGCCCTGGGCACCAGCCTGCGCACCCCGGTCCCCGGCGGCGTCTCCGTCGGGGAGGGCGTCACCCTCACCGTCCGCCCCGAGAGCCTGCGCTGGCACGAGGGCGCCCAGGACCGGCCCAACGTGCTGCCCGCACGGGTCGTGCGCGTCGAATTCCTCGGAGAGATCGTCGAGTACGAGACGGAGATCGTCTCCGGCGGCGAGGTGGTCGGCACCCTCGTCGGTCGCGGGGCGCCCATGGCGAGCCCTCCCGAGGGCGGGCGGGTCTTCGTCGAACTGGCGCCGCACGCCTGCCGGGTGCTCGCCGCATGA
- a CDS encoding ABC transporter substrate-binding protein: protein MKRTLGLAALAAATALVLSGCGTQQAQEAPTAVEPSGGAADVVCDAVEVGAITRCENFYEDYWPEIDRQLDALYEKAKETDGGRLVIWDWYELSPEIIAQFNKRFPDITIETQGLTYNLSSAIISAKATGSRNTDVVSGSITSMAAMYDEGFWEKVDWTTFGVPAEYLTIGAPELMPDSINGTLMQYNTDKVDAVPDSLDGLRDPQYKGKVSVAGYNAIVFAGYGMAEGEDAMLKLIDDLSSSGNLKLLEDQGAPLSSGDVPIALNQTLYNPNPVLKVAPFEHSGVFAQFSGVNSDAENKPGAMLWALWNAYDPDWIELRMTDENFSSTQVPFAGLPTSVFDQATGLMKANADALLQGLANGAETETQDTRDQWQAMINAADEALNG from the coding sequence ATGAAGAGAACGCTGGGACTCGCCGCGCTCGCCGCGGCCACCGCACTCGTGCTGTCCGGCTGCGGCACGCAGCAGGCGCAGGAGGCGCCCACCGCCGTGGAGCCGAGCGGCGGTGCCGCGGACGTCGTCTGCGACGCCGTCGAGGTCGGCGCGATCACGCGCTGCGAGAACTTCTACGAGGACTACTGGCCGGAGATCGACCGTCAGCTCGACGCCCTCTATGAGAAGGCGAAGGAGACCGACGGCGGTCGGCTCGTCATCTGGGACTGGTACGAGCTCTCGCCCGAGATCATCGCCCAGTTCAACAAGCGCTTCCCCGACATCACCATCGAGACGCAGGGGCTCACCTACAATCTGTCGTCGGCGATCATCTCGGCGAAGGCCACCGGCTCCCGCAACACGGATGTCGTGTCGGGCTCCATCACCTCGATGGCCGCCATGTACGACGAGGGCTTCTGGGAGAAGGTCGACTGGACCACCTTCGGCGTCCCGGCGGAGTACCTCACCATCGGCGCCCCCGAGCTCATGCCCGACAGCATCAACGGCACGCTCATGCAGTACAACACCGACAAGGTCGACGCGGTGCCGGACAGCCTCGACGGGCTGCGGGACCCGCAGTACAAGGGCAAGGTCTCGGTCGCGGGCTACAACGCCATCGTCTTCGCCGGCTACGGCATGGCCGAGGGCGAGGACGCGATGCTGAAGCTCATCGACGACCTCTCCTCCTCCGGCAACCTCAAGCTGCTCGAGGACCAGGGCGCCCCGCTCTCCAGCGGCGACGTCCCGATCGCGCTGAACCAGACCCTCTACAACCCGAACCCGGTGCTGAAGGTGGCGCCGTTCGAGCACTCCGGCGTGTTCGCGCAGTTCTCCGGCGTCAACTCGGATGCCGAGAACAAGCCCGGCGCCATGCTGTGGGCGCTGTGGAACGCGTACGACCCGGACTGGATCGAGCTGCGCATGACCGATGAGAACTTCTCCAGCACGCAGGTGCCGTTCGCGGGCCTGCCCACCTCGGTGTTCGATCAGGCGACGGGTCTCATGAAGGCCAACGCGGACGCCCTGCTGCAGGGGCTGGCGAACGGCGCCGAGACCGAGACGCAGGACACCCGTGACCAGTGGCAGGCGATGATCAACGCCGCCGACGAGGCGCTGAACGGATAA
- a CDS encoding iron ABC transporter permease, with the protein MFQAGRTTGRRRRPSTMTTAMIVSGAAVFILLAVPLIVQLITAFRGPFLPFGVSSAKWGVENFVTLWELREDFWGVLGATGAFVGGSTVLSLLMAFGLAWVTVRTDAPMRRIISVLVIVPYIIPPIVKAQAYLLMLSPESGVLNQLLRLLPFLGETPIDPYAFPTMIFIQSLTNVTFPFLMIVPILTNMDGSLEESARVSGASWPKTLRRVTLPMLWPGLLGVAVLTFILGLGSLEVPLLFGQDSGKNIFALKLWTLISSSAGELPQYGLAAAWGLVFLVITTIAFAVYLRATRDAERRASVSGKGFRPSTMRMGGWRVPVLTLVGVYVLLTGILPLLSLLWGAITPFPIAFSIDALVSQTRWSSFGAVLGDPEFWASLGRTVIIAGVSSTLAVTVATVLAYGIARSKKTGWVKAADLFASSSVAIPATIAGFATFLTFMVLNPIIPLAGTLIALIIAYAYRVSIAYRTSYSATLQIKPELEEAALVSGAGRFATFRRVVAPLLLPSAMAVWIQMFILATNEFTLPAFLATPASRPLSMYIYATISPRAAQLYSPDKGAAMALIFTLMVFAIGYGTQALLARRAIGRARRATASAAVPVLPGARAEDGGGGLSTTVTVAVRRRRDGAED; encoded by the coding sequence ATGTTCCAGGCAGGACGGACCACGGGGCGCAGACGTCGCCCCTCCACCATGACGACGGCGATGATCGTCTCCGGCGCGGCCGTGTTCATCCTTCTCGCCGTTCCGCTGATCGTTCAGCTGATCACGGCGTTCCGTGGTCCGTTCCTGCCCTTCGGGGTCTCCTCCGCCAAGTGGGGCGTGGAGAACTTCGTCACCCTCTGGGAGCTCCGCGAGGACTTCTGGGGAGTGCTCGGCGCCACGGGCGCGTTCGTGGGCGGCTCGACGGTGCTCTCCCTGCTGATGGCGTTCGGGCTCGCCTGGGTCACGGTGCGCACGGATGCGCCGATGCGCCGCATCATCTCGGTGCTCGTGATCGTGCCCTACATCATCCCGCCGATCGTCAAGGCGCAGGCCTACCTGCTGATGCTGTCGCCGGAATCCGGTGTGCTCAACCAGCTGCTGCGCCTGCTGCCGTTCCTGGGCGAGACGCCCATCGACCCCTACGCGTTCCCGACGATGATCTTCATCCAGTCGCTGACCAACGTGACCTTCCCGTTCCTGATGATCGTGCCGATCCTCACCAACATGGACGGCTCGCTCGAGGAGTCGGCGCGCGTGTCCGGCGCCTCCTGGCCCAAGACCCTGCGCAGGGTGACCCTGCCGATGCTGTGGCCCGGCCTCCTGGGCGTGGCGGTGCTGACGTTCATCCTGGGGCTGGGGAGCCTGGAGGTGCCGCTGCTGTTCGGGCAGGACTCCGGCAAGAACATCTTCGCCCTCAAGCTGTGGACCCTGATCAGCTCGAGCGCGGGAGAGCTGCCGCAGTACGGACTGGCCGCCGCCTGGGGTCTGGTGTTCCTCGTCATCACCACGATCGCCTTCGCCGTGTACCTGCGCGCCACGCGGGACGCCGAGCGCCGGGCATCCGTGTCCGGAAAGGGCTTCCGCCCGTCGACCATGCGGATGGGCGGCTGGCGGGTGCCCGTGCTGACGCTCGTCGGCGTGTACGTGCTGCTCACCGGCATCCTCCCCCTGCTCTCGCTGCTGTGGGGGGCGATCACGCCGTTCCCCATCGCCTTCTCGATCGACGCCCTCGTGAGCCAGACGCGGTGGAGTTCGTTCGGCGCCGTGCTCGGCGACCCGGAGTTCTGGGCGTCGCTGGGGCGCACCGTGATCATCGCCGGGGTGAGCTCGACGCTCGCCGTGACGGTGGCGACCGTGCTCGCCTACGGCATCGCGCGCTCGAAGAAGACGGGATGGGTGAAGGCGGCCGACCTGTTCGCCTCCTCGTCGGTCGCGATCCCCGCCACCATCGCGGGTTTCGCGACGTTCCTCACCTTCATGGTGCTCAACCCGATCATCCCGCTGGCGGGCACGCTCATCGCCCTCATCATCGCCTACGCGTACCGGGTGTCGATCGCGTACCGCACCTCGTACAGCGCGACGCTGCAGATCAAGCCCGAGCTGGAGGAGGCGGCACTGGTGAGCGGCGCGGGCCGGTTCGCGACGTTCCGGCGGGTGGTGGCGCCGCTGCTGCTGCCGTCGGCGATGGCGGTGTGGATCCAGATGTTCATCCTCGCCACCAACGAGTTCACGCTGCCCGCGTTCCTGGCGACACCGGCGTCGCGGCCGCTGTCGATGTACATCTACGCGACGATCAGCCCCCGTGCGGCGCAGCTGTACTCGCCCGACAAGGGCGCGGCGATGGCGCTGATCTTCACGCTCATGGTCTTCGCGATCGGCTACGGGACGCAGGCCCTGCTGGCCAGGCGCGCCATCGGTCGCGCACGGAGGGCGACGGCGTCCGCCGCCGTCCCGGTGCTCCCCGGCGCCCGTGCCGAGGACGGCGGCGGCGGCCTGTCCACCACGGTCACGGTGGCCGTGCGACGACGGCGCGACGGCGCGGAGGACTGA